Proteins encoded within one genomic window of Aquarana catesbeiana isolate 2022-GZ linkage group LG03, ASM4218655v1, whole genome shotgun sequence:
- the LOC141133920 gene encoding olfactory receptor 5AR1-like — translation MAPAPCTPPQSLTPLLKFGKTPWHQHQEDKHQKTKLQTKPLEMLLYFVEPELSARKPSLIQPFSFVNLSTLVVNRLRSYKVSMEDPKGSNNSLLTEFVLFGFSNRPDLKIFLFMMFLIVYVTSILGNTGIILIVFSNTRFHTPMYFFISNLSFIDLIYSSNIAPKMLAGLLFGQKSISYIGCAIQLFFFCALGSTECMLFAIMAFDRYVAICNPLNYNLVMQQKMCLQLVCGAFTAGLLHSVIETCLTFHLSFCVSNVLHHFACDFPPLLSISCSDTTINEIVLFILSSSLTMPSVVVILGSYISILLAILKITGRGGRQKAFSTCASHITAVTLLYTTVLYVYLSPKSSASRDNVNIATVFYTVVLPMLNPLIYSMRNQDIKSVLKATLLGKCFRISCRM, via the exons AAGTTGCAAACAAAACCACTGGAGATGCTGCTGTATTTTGTGGAACCAGAACTGAGTGCCAGAAAGCCATCGCTTATCCAACCTTTTTCATTTGTCAACCTCTCCACACTTGTTGTCAACAGACTG AGATCTTACAAAGTCTCCATGGAAGATCCTAAGGGCAGTAATAACTCATTGTTAACTGAGTTTGTTCTATTTGGTTTTTCTAATAGACCTGACCTGAAGATATTTTTATTTATGATGTTCCTTATTGTTTATGTAACTTCTATTTTGGGAAATACTGGTATAATACTTATTGTATTTAGCAATACCCGTTTTCATACTCCTATGTACTTTTTCATCAGCAACCTCTCCTTCATAGACCTTATATACTCATCAAACATTGCTCCAAAGATGCTTGCTGGCCTACTTTTTGGTCAAAAATCCATCTCCTACATTGGCTGTGCAATACAGCTTTTCTTCTTCTGTGCTCTTGGAAGTACTGAATGTATGCTATTTGCAATTATGGCTTTTGACCGATATGTGGCAATCTGTAACCCATTAAACTATAACTTAGTAATGCAGCAGAAGATGTGCCTACAGCTGGTATGTGGGGCTTTTACAGCCGGTTTGCTGCATTCTGTGATTGAGACATGCCTCACTTTTCATCTGTCCTTTTGTGTCTCTAATGTTCTTCATCATTTTGCTTGCGATTTTCCCCCACTGTTGAGCATTTCTTGCAGTGACACTACTATTAATGagattgttttgtttattttgtccTCTTCACTCACCATGCCTTCTGTTGTGGTCATTCTTGGGTCCTATATTTCTATTTTATTAGCCATTTTAAAAATAACTGGGAGGGGAGGAAGACAAAAAGCTTTTTCTACCTGTGCCTCACATATTACAGCAGTGACTTTACTTTACACCACTGTCCTTTATGTGTATCTCAGTCCCAAATCCTCAGCTTCTAGGGATAATGTGAATATAGCTACTGTATTCTATACAGTGGTACTGCCCATGCTAAATCCACTGATTTATAGCATGAGGAACCAAGATATAAAAAGTGTGCTAAAAGCAACATTACTAGGGAAATGCTTCAGAATATCATGTAGGATGTAA